The Xiphophorus hellerii strain 12219 chromosome 22, Xiphophorus_hellerii-4.1, whole genome shotgun sequence genome has a window encoding:
- the LOC116713362 gene encoding sperm flagellar protein 1-like, translating to MCMVLGMDRLLSDKEERDTFTWIDKIPFSRSIRNVSRDFSDGVMVAEIVEHYFPRIVDVHNYITSCNTQQKRNNWNLLNKRVFYKLDFYVSEDMVEKIVSSTSCVILPVLFSLKQKLGKLAFSDVEIQRAEPGIMAQLAEMKITDPTKKPHKGKFTPETSLLASRKVMVEKELQVLELQDILRDVQVKVRKLEKVIQLKDKRIEHLTSLLPK from the exons ATGTGTATGGTTCTGGGAATGGATCGTTTACTTAGCGATAAGGAAGAGCGGGATACGTTTACCTGGATAGATAAAATACCTTTCTCCAGGTCCATAAGAAACGTCAGCAGGGACTTCAGTGATGGAG TGATGGTTGCGGAGATTGTTGAGCATTATTTCCCAAGGATTGTTGACGTTCACAACTATATTACTTCCTGCAATACGCAGCAGAAACGCAACAACTGGAACCTTCTCAACAA GAGGGTGTTTTACAAGCTGGACTTTTACGTCTCAGAGGACATGGTGGAGAAGATTGTTTCAAGCACTTCTTGTGTGATACTGCCAGTGCTGTTTTCCCTCAAGCAGAAGTTAGGGAAACTGGCGTTTTCAG atGTAGAAATTCAAAGGGCCGAACCAGGAATTATGGCTCAACTGGCAGAGATGAAGATTACAGATCCAACAAA GAAACCGCATAAAGGGAAATTTACCCCAGAGACGAGCCTTTTAGCAAGCCGGAAAGTCATGGTGGAAAAAGAACTTCAGGTCCTGGAACTTCAGGATATTCTGAGG GACGTTCAGGTAAAAGTGAGGAAGTTGGAGAAGGTGATTCAATTGAAGGACAAGCGCATTGAACATCTGACAAGTCTTCTACCAAAGTAA